One region of Exiguobacterium acetylicum genomic DNA includes:
- a CDS encoding menaquinol-cytochrome c reductase cytochrome b/c subunit produces MHRGKGMKFVTDSRVSINNRMPNKSKDYSEYPGRTEAFWPNFLLREWMVGAVFLIGFMTLTIVEAAPLQNIADPTNTSYIPLPDWYFLFLYQLLKYQFAAGPYILMGTVILPGLAFTALLVAPWLDQGLERRPAKRPIAVSMMLLAVVSIVFLTWESVQTTHWDTIHKQGELTMNEGPKIDTSAKGFEIYSNQSCVNCHGKNLEGGAAAPALVGTKKTEKEIYDIAVKGIGSMPAGQFKGSDADHKELAKFIASYGEGGENNK; encoded by the coding sequence ATGCATCGTGGTAAAGGAATGAAATTCGTCACCGATTCACGGGTGTCGATCAACAACCGGATGCCGAACAAGTCGAAAGACTACTCGGAATATCCAGGTCGAACGGAAGCGTTCTGGCCAAACTTCTTACTTCGCGAATGGATGGTTGGAGCGGTCTTCTTGATCGGCTTCATGACATTGACAATCGTAGAAGCAGCACCACTTCAAAACATTGCCGATCCGACGAATACGTCGTACATTCCACTTCCGGACTGGTACTTCCTATTCCTCTATCAGCTCTTGAAATACCAATTCGCTGCAGGTCCATACATCTTGATGGGAACGGTCATCCTCCCAGGTCTTGCGTTCACAGCACTTCTCGTCGCGCCATGGCTCGACCAAGGTCTTGAACGTCGTCCTGCGAAACGTCCGATCGCAGTCAGCATGATGCTCCTCGCAGTCGTCTCGATCGTCTTCTTGACTTGGGAATCTGTTCAAACGACTCACTGGGATACAATCCATAAACAAGGTGAATTGACGATGAACGAAGGACCAAAAATTGATACATCGGCTAAAGGATTTGAAATTTATTCGAATCAGTCATGTGTCAACTGTCACGGTAAGAACCTCGAGGGTGGCGCAGCAGCTCCGGCACTCGTTGGTACGAAAAAGACAGAAAAAGAAATTTATGATATCGCAGTCAAAGGTATCGGTTCGATGCCTGCTGGTCAGTTCAAAGGATCAGATGCCGATCATAAAGAACTCGCGAAATTCATCGCTTCATACGGTGAAGGCGGCGAAAACAATAAATAA
- the qcrB gene encoding menaquinol-cytochrome c reductase cytochrome b subunit, with translation MMQKIYDWIDERVDITPLWRDIADHEVPEHVNPAHNFSAFVYCFGGLTFFTIVIQILSGMFLTMYYVPDIINAHASVYYLQNEVAHGQIVRGMHHWGASVVIVMLFLHTLRVFFTGSYKKPRELNWVVGVLLFFVVLALGLTGYLLPWDMKALFATKVTIQIAESIPVIGGIAKTLLAGGEIVGASTIARFFAIHVFFLPAALFVLLGAHFMMIRKQGISGPL, from the coding sequence ATGATGCAAAAAATCTATGATTGGATCGATGAGCGCGTTGACATTACGCCGCTTTGGCGAGATATCGCCGATCATGAAGTACCGGAGCACGTCAACCCGGCACATAACTTTTCAGCTTTCGTTTATTGTTTTGGCGGATTGACGTTCTTTACGATCGTCATCCAGATTCTTTCGGGGATGTTCTTGACGATGTATTACGTACCGGACATCATCAACGCACACGCGTCCGTCTACTATCTTCAAAATGAAGTCGCACACGGACAAATCGTTCGTGGTATGCACCACTGGGGTGCGTCGGTCGTTATCGTAATGTTGTTCCTACATACATTACGTGTGTTCTTCACTGGTTCATACAAGAAACCACGTGAATTGAACTGGGTCGTCGGAGTTCTCTTGTTCTTCGTCGTCTTAGCTCTCGGTCTGACAGGATACCTATTGCCTTGGGACATGAAAGCGTTGTTCGCGACAAAAGTTACGATTCAGATTGCTGAAAGTATTCCGGTCATCGGTGGTATCGCGAAGACCCTCCTTGCGGGTGGAGAAATCGTCGGCGCAAGTACAATCGCTCGATTCTTTGCGATTCACGTCTTCTTCCTTCCTGCAGCATTGTTCGTCTTGCTCGGGGCCCACTTCATGATGATCCGTAAACAAGGGATCTCTGGACCACTTTAA
- a CDS encoding ubiquinol-cytochrome c reductase iron-sulfur subunit, with product MAQNGSNVTRRQFLTYTLTGVGGFMAATMVMPMVNFAVDPVLKKSGAGDKVKVMKLSDITTEPKRVDFKKQTQDAWYEFEETLSAWVFKDDKGEILALSPICKHLGCQVSFGADPTHPEQFYCPCHFGRYTKDGTNVPGTPPTKPLDEYEMQQKDGYLYLGKPVERGA from the coding sequence ATGGCTCAAAACGGGTCTAACGTAACACGTCGTCAGTTCTTGACGTATACATTGACAGGCGTCGGCGGTTTCATGGCTGCGACAATGGTCATGCCGATGGTCAACTTCGCAGTTGATCCAGTCCTGAAGAAATCAGGAGCAGGCGATAAAGTAAAAGTAATGAAGTTGTCGGATATCACGACAGAACCAAAACGGGTCGACTTCAAGAAACAAACGCAAGATGCGTGGTATGAGTTCGAAGAAACATTGTCTGCTTGGGTGTTCAAAGATGATAAGGGAGAAATTTTAGCCCTCTCACCAATTTGTAAACACTTAGGTTGCCAAGTCAGCTTCGGCGCAGATCCGACGCACCCGGAGCAATTCTATTGCCCATGTCACTTCGGACGGTATACGAAGGATGGCACGAACGTACCTGGTACGCCTCCGACGAAACCACTCGATGAGTATGAAATGCAACAGAAAGATGGTTACCTCTACCTTGGTAAACCAGTCGAAAGAGGTGCGTAA
- a CDS encoding DUF2487 family protein, whose protein sequence is MRFKPSDVQRTRSEQAYIDTLIVPLLPVGFDEAMHAYAECADMTLTVASEVERQLSGRALLVPALTYIDAPSIEQLEGWRQAAASGQFRFITFITADLRWKETAAEEIIYVPRLALETMSRDQQGQMVGNFVGQVLEQLGNRWTAL, encoded by the coding sequence TTGCGTTTCAAACCATCCGACGTACAGCGGACACGAAGCGAGCAAGCGTACATCGATACGCTGATCGTGCCTTTGCTTCCGGTCGGTTTCGATGAGGCGATGCATGCTTACGCGGAATGCGCAGACATGACATTGACGGTGGCGTCCGAAGTCGAACGCCAGCTATCCGGACGGGCGTTGCTTGTTCCTGCTCTGACCTACATCGATGCACCGTCGATCGAACAGTTGGAAGGATGGCGTCAAGCGGCTGCTTCCGGGCAATTCCGTTTCATCACCTTCATCACGGCTGATTTAAGGTGGAAGGAGACTGCCGCCGAAGAGATTATCTACGTGCCACGTCTAGCTCTTGAGACGATGAGTCGTGACCAACAAGGTCAGATGGTCGGGAATTTTGTAGGACAAGTTCTCGAACAGTTAGGAAACCGTTGGACCGCGCTATGA
- a CDS encoding ReoY family proteolytic degradation factor: MIERKQRFLRRILTYYTLKRREAKWIIDYWLRNEAKLEQVHFVQNATFAPKAIIMTTYGFDAEPFLFKKGDVTTLDPEKAYHDIRLTSEDIYIELNFQGMMMDDEYLSLLEENPFRPEVAVEPRLADEATHFIAVTVNRQEEERLVRLIDEALDARDQHRFHSLSEQLRLVRSQLP; this comes from the coding sequence ATGATAGAGAGAAAGCAGCGATTCTTACGCCGCATCTTAACCTATTACACGTTAAAGCGACGGGAAGCGAAATGGATCATCGATTATTGGCTGCGTAATGAGGCAAAACTCGAGCAAGTACACTTCGTCCAAAATGCAACATTCGCTCCGAAGGCAATCATCATGACGACATACGGATTCGATGCGGAACCGTTTCTCTTCAAAAAAGGGGATGTCACGACGTTAGATCCAGAAAAAGCGTATCATGACATCCGCCTGACCTCGGAAGATATCTATATCGAGTTGAACTTCCAAGGTATGATGATGGATGACGAGTATTTGTCATTACTCGAAGAAAACCCGTTTCGCCCAGAAGTTGCTGTTGAACCGCGCTTAGCGGATGAAGCGACACATTTCATCGCGGTCACGGTCAATCGGCAGGAAGAAGAACGTTTAGTCCGCTTGATTGATGAAGCACTGGATGCACGCGATCAACATCGCTTCCACTCTCTTTCTGAACAGTTACGGCTCGTTCGAAGTCAACTTCCTTAA
- a CDS encoding tetratricopeptide repeat protein — protein sequence MNEQLLNGIIEELEHGHTSEALAALEKLEKTGTDEDRLAVADLYIELGLSDRAVDLLAPLYVEYAGNAGVALLLAECYIDLDREEEAISVLEQVDTTDTEYGPRSLVLLADLYQSQGLDEVALAKLKEARNLAPDEPLLAYGLAELYMTLGAFDQAVPLFAEIAERPELRAELPLDALYAESLAMTGQFEDAIPLYERAVAERSDLHTLFGLAMTAHRVGQHQKAVETFQQLIAQDPDYTSAYVPYAESQAELGLTKEALNVIKQGMERDDYNDELRTMEALFLLKLGDRAGSVQALREALALNPESIVAAERLLSLLAEDEDHEAMIETISAIEEHVTAPILTWYRARALYALEEYTQAMENYAIVEGAFTEDALFLKEYGFALVEEGRREEGQRLLRRAAKLTPEDNELVDYVERMDG from the coding sequence TTGAATGAACAACTATTGAATGGCATCATCGAAGAATTGGAACATGGTCACACCTCAGAAGCGTTAGCAGCATTAGAAAAACTCGAAAAGACAGGAACGGATGAGGACCGCCTCGCCGTTGCCGATCTGTATATCGAACTCGGATTGTCTGACCGGGCGGTCGATCTCTTGGCGCCACTTTACGTCGAATATGCGGGTAATGCGGGAGTCGCCTTGTTACTAGCAGAGTGTTATATCGATTTGGATCGCGAAGAAGAAGCGATCTCCGTCCTCGAGCAGGTCGACACAACGGACACGGAATATGGTCCACGTTCTCTCGTATTACTCGCTGACCTCTATCAGTCGCAAGGTCTTGACGAAGTAGCGTTAGCGAAGCTGAAGGAAGCGCGTAATCTTGCACCGGACGAACCGTTACTGGCATACGGTTTGGCTGAGCTCTACATGACGCTCGGTGCGTTTGATCAGGCGGTACCGTTATTCGCCGAAATCGCGGAGCGACCAGAGTTACGTGCTGAATTGCCGCTCGATGCCCTTTACGCGGAATCACTCGCGATGACAGGACAATTTGAAGATGCGATTCCACTGTACGAACGTGCTGTCGCAGAACGCTCCGACTTGCATACCTTGTTTGGTCTTGCGATGACGGCTCACCGTGTCGGTCAACACCAAAAAGCGGTCGAGACATTCCAGCAATTGATTGCACAGGATCCGGACTATACGTCGGCGTACGTACCATACGCGGAAAGCCAAGCCGAACTTGGTTTGACAAAAGAAGCGCTGAACGTCATCAAACAAGGAATGGAGCGCGACGATTACAATGATGAGTTGCGGACGATGGAAGCCTTGTTCCTTCTAAAACTCGGCGATCGCGCTGGAAGCGTCCAAGCGCTGCGTGAGGCGCTTGCCTTGAATCCGGAATCAATCGTCGCAGCGGAACGTTTGCTCTCGTTACTTGCGGAAGACGAGGACCACGAAGCGATGATCGAGACGATCTCTGCCATCGAAGAACACGTCACGGCTCCGATTCTAACATGGTACCGGGCACGCGCTTTGTATGCCTTAGAGGAATACACTCAAGCGATGGAGAATTATGCGATAGTCGAAGGTGCATTCACAGAAGATGCGCTCTTCTTGAAAGAGTATGGATTCGCACTCGTCGAGGAAGGACGGCGTGAAGAGGGACAACGTCTTCTCCGTCGCGCTGCTAAGTTGACACCAGAAGATAACGAACTCGTCGACTATGTTGAACGAATGGATGGATGA
- the aroA gene encoding 3-phosphoshikimate 1-carboxyvinyltransferase, which translates to MGLRGTVQVPGDKSMTHRAFLFGGIAEGTTRVRNALEGADCLASLEAMQALGAQIDRTSEEIRITGTDTFQEATIDCGNSGTTIRLLSGILAGGQATYALDGDASLRRRPMKRITEPLALFGANITGETAPLHITGTPLVGTTYTLPVASAQVKSAVLLAGLHATGETTVIEPILSRDHTERMLPQFGVDVAIDEREDGRHIRVQGPVRLQATSLDIPGDPSSAAFWWTAAAIGQDSRITTTHVLMNPTRIGFLQTLRQMGASVEINHRSEDGGEETADVTVETTSLQSITVEGDQIPSLIDEIPLLALLATQAEGRTIIRDAQELRVKETDRIDTVVTALQRLGANIEATDDGMIIEGPTPLQAAEVDSAGDHRLAMMLTIAATINPEIMVHGREVVEVSYPTFYDDLKKLQSDQSK; encoded by the coding sequence ATGGGCTTAAGAGGAACAGTACAAGTACCTGGCGATAAATCAATGACGCATCGTGCTTTCCTGTTCGGCGGAATCGCCGAGGGAACGACACGTGTCAGAAACGCACTTGAAGGAGCCGATTGTCTTGCTTCACTAGAAGCGATGCAGGCGCTCGGTGCACAAATCGATCGAACATCAGAGGAAATTCGGATCACCGGAACGGATACGTTCCAAGAAGCGACGATCGATTGTGGAAACTCGGGGACGACGATTCGTCTCTTGAGCGGTATCCTAGCAGGCGGTCAAGCGACATATGCGCTCGATGGCGACGCTTCCTTGCGCAGACGTCCAATGAAACGAATCACGGAACCGCTTGCCTTATTCGGAGCGAACATCACAGGTGAGACGGCGCCGCTTCACATCACAGGAACGCCGCTTGTCGGAACGACGTATACGTTGCCAGTCGCAAGTGCACAAGTGAAAAGTGCCGTGTTGCTCGCAGGTCTGCATGCGACGGGTGAGACGACAGTCATCGAGCCGATCCTGTCACGCGACCATACGGAACGGATGTTGCCGCAGTTCGGTGTTGACGTAGCGATTGATGAACGCGAGGATGGTCGGCACATTCGTGTTCAAGGTCCTGTACGCTTACAAGCAACGTCACTCGACATTCCAGGCGATCCATCGTCAGCAGCGTTTTGGTGGACGGCAGCAGCAATCGGGCAGGATAGTCGCATCACGACGACCCACGTCTTGATGAATCCGACACGGATTGGTTTTTTACAGACGTTACGCCAGATGGGTGCAAGTGTCGAAATCAATCATCGCTCAGAAGACGGTGGAGAGGAGACGGCAGATGTGACCGTCGAGACGACATCGTTACAATCAATCACGGTCGAAGGTGACCAGATTCCATCCTTGATTGATGAGATCCCGCTACTCGCTTTGCTTGCGACGCAAGCGGAAGGACGAACGATCATTCGCGATGCACAAGAGCTTCGTGTCAAGGAAACGGACCGGATCGACACAGTCGTGACGGCATTACAGCGCCTTGGAGCGAACATCGAGGCAACGGATGACGGCATGATCATCGAAGGACCGACACCTTTGCAAGCAGCGGAAGTCGACAGTGCAGGTGATCACCGGCTCGCGATGATGTTGACGATCGCGGCGACGATCAATCCAGAAATTATGGTTCATGGACGCGAAGTAGTTGAAGTCAGCTACCCAACGTTCTATGATGATTTAAAGAAACTTCAATCCGACCAATCTAAGTAA
- the aroB gene encoding 3-dehydroquinate synthase: MIEFDIRLNTSYPVLIGNGALARLSHLSALNEADRIWVITDETVHHLQMDRLQAALADVSPSIDVHISTVAPGENSKSLAVYGALLEEGVRYGMTRHSLILAFGGGMIGDLAGFVAATFLRGIPFLQIPTTLLAHDSSVGGKVGLNLSLGKNLVGAFYQPSGVVYDLTLLQTLPDREWRSGFFELVKHGFLSRPSFADSLLDISLDAVKGLDLEDWLARGINVKRDIVEQDETEQGMRAFLNYGHTFGHAVEYASPGLSHGEAVGIGLVFVKFLEGNDGQAKQLGQLLHRLGTELPDRQSFKTYLELMRRDKKNHQATIRFVLEKEGRFILEAISEERLRQAFNQTVRCLEWA, translated from the coding sequence TTGATCGAATTTGATATCCGGTTGAACACGTCATATCCAGTACTTATCGGAAATGGGGCATTAGCCCGGTTATCGCATCTTTCAGCGCTGAACGAGGCGGACCGCATCTGGGTCATCACGGATGAAACGGTACATCACTTGCAAATGGATCGATTGCAGGCTGCATTAGCGGATGTATCGCCGTCGATCGATGTTCATATCAGCACCGTTGCGCCTGGGGAGAACAGTAAGTCGCTTGCCGTTTATGGCGCTCTACTCGAAGAAGGGGTTCGGTATGGGATGACACGTCATAGTCTGATCCTTGCGTTCGGTGGTGGAATGATTGGTGATTTAGCGGGATTCGTCGCGGCAACCTTTTTGCGCGGCATCCCGTTCCTTCAAATTCCGACGACACTGTTAGCGCACGATTCAAGTGTTGGTGGAAAGGTTGGTCTCAACCTCTCCCTCGGTAAAAACTTAGTCGGTGCATTTTATCAGCCAAGTGGTGTCGTATATGATTTAACGCTCCTTCAGACATTACCAGACCGGGAATGGCGAAGTGGCTTCTTTGAGTTAGTCAAGCATGGGTTCCTTTCACGACCATCATTTGCGGATTCGCTACTCGATATTTCGCTGGATGCTGTCAAAGGACTCGACTTAGAAGACTGGCTCGCACGGGGGATCAATGTGAAACGGGATATCGTCGAACAAGATGAGACGGAGCAAGGGATGCGTGCCTTTCTGAATTATGGACATACATTCGGTCATGCCGTTGAATATGCGAGTCCTGGTCTGTCGCATGGCGAGGCCGTAGGGATCGGACTCGTCTTCGTCAAGTTCTTAGAAGGAAATGACGGACAGGCGAAGCAACTCGGGCAATTGCTCCATCGTCTTGGAACGGAATTACCGGATCGACAATCGTTTAAGACCTACCTTGAACTGATGCGTCGCGACAAGAAGAACCACCAAGCAACGATTCGATTCGTCCTTGAAAAAGAAGGACGCTTCATTTTAGAAGCGATCAGCGAAGAACGATTGCGTCAAGCATTCAATCAAACAGTGAGGTGTCTAGAATGGGCTTAA
- the aroC gene encoding chorismate synthase, protein MRYMTAGESHGKGLTVIIDGMPAGLTIDFEAIQREMTRRQGGYGRGRRMQIEQDQIDARGGIRHGYTTGSPISLFIENKDHTHWTQVMQAEPLEEQLERPRTLTRPRPGHADLVGGLKYGHRDLRDVLERSSARETAARVAVGAFAKQLLNELGIEVFSHVRSIGGIDAPWKDPVEHQETIDASPVRCADEQAGQRMMDEIDAAKKEGDTLGGEIEVVVTGMMPGVGSFTQNDLKLDSRIAQAVISVNAMKSVGFGDGYELGRRKGSTVQDEIVHDASGYHRRTNHLGGIEGGMSTGMPIRVQIAMKPIPTLYRPLQSVDIETKEAFTAQIERSDACAVPAASVVLEAVVAFEIAVAILEMFGTSTLDRLQAAVAAYKEEVRTF, encoded by the coding sequence ATGCGTTACATGACAGCAGGAGAATCACACGGAAAAGGGTTGACCGTCATCATCGATGGGATGCCAGCAGGACTCACGATTGATTTTGAAGCCATCCAGCGTGAAATGACACGTCGCCAAGGCGGATACGGACGCGGACGACGCATGCAAATCGAACAAGATCAAATCGATGCACGTGGCGGGATCCGTCATGGATATACGACGGGATCACCAATCAGTTTGTTCATCGAGAATAAGGATCATACGCACTGGACACAAGTCATGCAAGCGGAACCGCTCGAAGAACAGTTGGAGCGCCCGCGGACGTTGACGCGTCCACGTCCTGGACATGCGGATCTCGTTGGTGGATTGAAGTACGGTCATCGCGATTTACGCGATGTACTAGAACGTTCTTCCGCTCGTGAGACGGCAGCACGTGTTGCCGTCGGCGCCTTCGCTAAACAATTACTAAATGAACTCGGGATTGAAGTGTTCTCGCACGTACGATCGATCGGTGGCATCGATGCACCGTGGAAGGATCCCGTCGAACATCAGGAAACGATTGACGCTTCACCCGTTCGATGTGCTGACGAACAAGCAGGACAACGGATGATGGATGAAATTGATGCGGCCAAAAAAGAAGGGGATACACTCGGCGGTGAAATCGAAGTCGTCGTGACAGGCATGATGCCAGGCGTCGGGTCCTTCACCCAAAACGATCTAAAGCTCGACAGCCGGATTGCGCAAGCTGTCATCAGCGTCAATGCGATGAAATCAGTCGGTTTTGGTGACGGATATGAACTTGGTCGTCGCAAGGGGAGTACTGTCCAAGATGAAATCGTCCATGATGCATCCGGCTATCATCGGCGGACGAACCATCTAGGTGGAATCGAAGGCGGGATGTCGACAGGCATGCCGATTCGCGTCCAAATTGCAATGAAGCCGATTCCGACGCTCTATCGTCCACTGCAATCAGTCGATATCGAGACGAAGGAAGCATTCACGGCACAAATCGAGCGAAGTGATGCCTGTGCCGTTCCGGCCGCATCGGTTGTTCTAGAAGCCGTCGTCGCATTTGAGATTGCGGTCGCTATCCTTGAAATGTTCGGGACATCGACACTCGATCGTCTTCAGGCAGCCGTCGCTGCTTACAAAGAGGAGGTTCGGACGTTTTGA
- a CDS encoding CheR family methyltransferase, producing the protein MEDYELFIQRFKTKSGIDLGQYKEAQMKRRLTALRDKKGYSTFASYMQAMDKDTSLYDEFLDRMTINVSEFFRNPIRWQQLEQDILPILESRAHGRIRTWSAACSTGEEPYSLAMILSERLDPSAFTIQATDLDELVLEKAKLGRYGASALNEVVEARKKKYFIEQEQTFEVVPEIKRLVRFSKHNLLGDRYDTGFDLIICRNVLIYFTEEAKAHVYRSFVEALKPGGILFVGGTEQIFQPERFGLKMKQSFFYEKIG; encoded by the coding sequence TTGGAAGATTATGAACTTTTTATTCAACGATTCAAGACCAAATCAGGGATTGATCTCGGTCAGTATAAAGAAGCACAGATGAAACGGCGATTGACGGCGTTACGTGACAAAAAAGGATATAGTACATTTGCTTCTTATATGCAGGCAATGGATAAGGACACATCGTTATACGACGAGTTTTTAGACCGGATGACGATCAATGTCAGTGAATTTTTCCGTAACCCGATTCGTTGGCAACAATTGGAACAAGATATCTTACCGATCCTAGAGTCGCGAGCACATGGACGAATCCGGACGTGGAGCGCAGCTTGTTCGACCGGAGAAGAACCATACTCTCTCGCGATGATTTTAAGTGAACGGCTCGATCCATCCGCCTTTACGATTCAAGCAACGGATTTGGACGAACTCGTCCTTGAAAAAGCCAAGCTTGGTCGATACGGAGCTTCTGCATTGAATGAAGTCGTCGAAGCGCGTAAAAAGAAATACTTCATCGAGCAAGAGCAAACGTTCGAAGTCGTTCCAGAAATCAAACGACTCGTTCGTTTCAGTAAACATAATCTGTTAGGAGACCGGTACGATACGGGGTTTGATTTAATCATCTGCCGCAACGTGCTGATTTATTTTACAGAAGAAGCAAAAGCGCACGTCTATCGTTCGTTCGTCGAGGCCTTAAAGCCAGGCGGAATCCTATTCGTTGGTGGAACGGAACAAATTTTCCAACCCGAACGGTTTGGATTAAAGATGAAACAGAGCTTCTTTTACGAAAAAATTGGTTGA
- the ndk gene encoding nucleoside-diphosphate kinase, with product MEQTFLMVKPDGVERGLIGEIIGRIERKGFIIREMKMMNVTEELAKAHYEEHAEKPFFGELVTFLTSGPVVALRVEGADVVAVSRLMIGKTKPLEAAPGTIRGDFANTMSENVIHGSDSVESAERELALWFQGQPVNA from the coding sequence ATGGAACAGACATTTTTGATGGTCAAACCGGATGGCGTAGAACGTGGATTGATTGGGGAAATCATTGGACGGATCGAACGCAAAGGATTCATCATTCGTGAAATGAAAATGATGAACGTCACAGAAGAGCTAGCAAAAGCACATTACGAAGAGCATGCGGAGAAACCGTTCTTTGGAGAGTTGGTCACTTTCCTCACATCGGGTCCTGTCGTTGCACTTCGTGTCGAGGGTGCAGACGTCGTCGCAGTCTCGCGTTTGATGATCGGAAAAACAAAACCACTTGAAGCAGCACCTGGAACGATCCGTGGTGATTTCGCGAACACGATGAGCGAGAACGTCATCCATGGTTCAGATAGTGTCGAGAGTGCGGAGCGTGAGCTTGCCCTCTGGTTTCAAGGACAGCCAGTCAACGCGTAA
- a CDS encoding polyprenyl synthetase family protein, translating into MSLHSIYRDVTKEVNLVDRFLISHIASEEPTIDAAGKQLLKAGGKRIRPAFVLLASKFGEADRDELIRVAASLELVHMASLVHDDVIDDAELRRGKPTVMQYFDEEVALYSGNYLFGEAIRLIGEVGKPELVQVMVHTMREICEGEIEQIYDQYDWEQSIKRYIKRIERKTAILIEASCHLGAIVANCSAADTKALRLFGRDIGLAFQIADDLLDFTANRTELGKPVAEDLRHGHKTLPVFYGAEDAVFYERLSKIESMPTHEEVAPLLSFLQTSGALERTQQTVDHYIHRAIKRLEPLPKSSAKRSLEEVARYVGKRKG; encoded by the coding sequence ATGTCACTGCATTCCATATACCGTGATGTCACGAAGGAAGTTAATTTAGTCGATCGTTTTCTGATCAGTCATATCGCTTCTGAGGAACCAACGATCGATGCAGCTGGAAAGCAACTGTTGAAGGCTGGTGGAAAGCGGATTCGACCGGCGTTCGTATTGTTAGCGTCTAAATTCGGTGAAGCAGATCGGGATGAGCTGATTCGTGTGGCAGCCAGTCTTGAACTTGTCCATATGGCGTCACTTGTTCATGACGATGTCATTGATGACGCGGAACTACGACGAGGGAAACCGACCGTCATGCAATACTTTGATGAAGAAGTAGCACTGTATTCCGGGAACTATCTGTTTGGAGAGGCGATTCGATTGATTGGTGAAGTCGGAAAGCCGGAACTTGTCCAAGTGATGGTCCATACGATGCGTGAAATTTGCGAAGGTGAGATTGAACAAATCTATGACCAATATGATTGGGAACAGTCAATTAAACGCTACATCAAACGGATTGAACGAAAAACAGCTATTCTCATCGAAGCGAGTTGTCACCTGGGTGCCATTGTTGCGAACTGTTCTGCAGCCGATACGAAAGCGTTACGGTTGTTTGGACGAGATATCGGCCTTGCTTTTCAAATTGCTGACGATTTGCTTGATTTCACAGCGAATCGCACAGAACTTGGTAAGCCCGTAGCAGAAGATTTGCGTCATGGACACAAAACGTTACCTGTCTTTTATGGTGCAGAAGATGCTGTCTTTTATGAACGTCTTTCAAAAATCGAGAGTATGCCAACACATGAAGAAGTCGCACCCTTATTGTCGTTTCTTCAAACTTCGGGTGCTCTCGAACGAACGCAACAAACAGTCGATCATTATATCCATCGTGCCATCAAACGTCTCGAACCATTACCTAAATCCTCTGCTAAGCGATCGCTTGAAGAAGTCGCGCGCTACGTTGGAAAACGAAAAGGATAA